The proteins below come from a single Rhodanobacter sp. LX-99 genomic window:
- a CDS encoding pyridoxine 5'-phosphate synthase encodes MTLLSVNLNKIAVLRNSRGGREPDICRAAQTCIEAGCGGITVHPRPDMRHVRPHDVRALAAMLRGRVEYNIEGNPFAGARGDYPGLLALAREVRPTQVTLVPDSDGQITSDHGFDLRRDIAQLRPLVGELCDLGCRVSLFVDAGSQDFDLAAVIGVQRIEIYTGPYAEAFADGQPAAALATCADTARRAQQAGLAVNAGHDLSQANLGTFKAAIPGLAEVSIGHALIGEALYEGLATTVRNYLQILR; translated from the coding sequence CAGCGTCAACCTCAACAAGATCGCCGTGCTGCGCAATTCGCGCGGCGGCCGGGAACCGGATATCTGCCGCGCCGCGCAGACCTGCATCGAGGCCGGCTGCGGCGGCATCACCGTGCACCCGCGCCCGGACATGCGCCACGTGCGGCCGCACGACGTGCGGGCGCTGGCCGCGATGCTGCGCGGGCGGGTCGAGTACAACATCGAAGGCAACCCGTTCGCCGGCGCCCGCGGCGACTATCCGGGCCTGCTCGCGCTGGCGCGGGAAGTGCGCCCGACCCAGGTGACCCTGGTGCCGGACAGCGACGGCCAGATCACCTCCGACCACGGCTTCGACCTGCGCCGCGACATCGCGCAGCTGCGTCCGCTGGTCGGCGAGCTGTGCGACCTCGGCTGCCGGGTCAGCCTGTTCGTCGACGCCGGCAGCCAGGATTTCGACTTGGCCGCGGTGATCGGCGTGCAGCGCATCGAGATCTACACCGGTCCCTACGCCGAGGCGTTCGCCGACGGCCAGCCCGCGGCAGCCCTGGCGACATGCGCCGACACCGCGCGGCGCGCGCAGCAGGCCGGCTTGGCGGTGAACGCGGGGCACGACCTCAGCCAGGCGAACCTGGGTACGTTCAAGGCGGCGATTCCCGGGCTGGCCGAGGTATCCATCGGCCATGCATTGATCGGCGAGGCGCTGTACGAGGGGCTGGCCACCACGGTGCGCAACTACCTGCAGATCCTGCGCTGA
- a CDS encoding biopolymer transporter ExbD, translating into MAFTTKTSGPMSEINVTPLVDVMLVLLIIFMITAPVLAHKIQVDLPQPNPNPTPPTTPLDPIHLKIDQAGALYWNDTPVDELGLKAQLAVIAQQSNQPEIQIAADDAVAYQYVARVLADAKSYNLVKIGFTENF; encoded by the coding sequence ATGGCATTCACAACCAAAACCAGTGGTCCGATGTCGGAGATCAACGTCACGCCGCTGGTCGACGTGATGCTGGTGCTGCTGATCATCTTCATGATCACGGCGCCGGTGCTGGCGCACAAGATCCAGGTCGACCTGCCGCAGCCGAATCCGAACCCCACGCCGCCGACCACGCCGCTGGATCCGATTCACCTGAAGATCGACCAGGCCGGTGCGCTGTACTGGAACGACACGCCGGTCGACGAACTGGGCCTGAAGGCGCAGCTCGCGGTGATCGCCCAGCAGAGCAATCAGCCGGAAATCCAGATCGCCGCGGATGACGCAGTGGCCTATCAGTACGTGGCACGGGTGCTGGCCGACGCGAAGAGCTACAACCTGGTCAAGATCGGCTTCACCGAGAACTTCTGA
- a CDS encoding biopolymer transporter ExbD, giving the protein MSMSVGDNSGGPMSEINVTPLVDVMLVLLIIFMITAPLMSHSITIDLPIANPKTKDAELPVAPLDLAVKQDGSMYFNDHLVTEAELRAQFVVNAQKSPQPELQIRADKNTEFKVVKKVIGDAKDSGMVHVGFMTTDAPKG; this is encoded by the coding sequence ATGTCGATGAGCGTAGGAGACAATTCCGGCGGCCCGATGTCGGAGATCAACGTCACGCCGCTGGTCGACGTGATGCTGGTCTTGTTGATCATCTTCATGATCACCGCGCCGCTGATGTCCCACTCCATCACGATCGATCTGCCGATTGCGAATCCCAAGACCAAGGATGCGGAGTTGCCGGTGGCGCCTCTGGATCTGGCGGTCAAGCAGGACGGCAGCATGTACTTCAATGACCACCTGGTCACGGAAGCCGAGTTGCGGGCACAGTTTGTGGTGAATGCCCAGAAGTCGCCCCAGCCGGAGCTGCAGATCCGTGCGGACAAGAACACCGAGTTCAAGGTCGTGAAGAAGGTCATCGGCGACGCCAAGGATTCGGGCATGGTGCATGTCGGCTTCATGACCACTGACGCGCCGAAGGGGTGA